A single genomic interval of Anopheles moucheti unplaced genomic scaffold, idAnoMoucSN_F20_07 scaffold_24_ctg1, whole genome shotgun sequence harbors:
- the LOC128309209 gene encoding uncharacterized protein LOC128309209, whose translation MSSPEETQIIEEQRRLSQNGVLNAGFIHLPPTDAPSTLQQTLQLLQQQLAQQQQLLSQLVQQHQQQSQPPNPDQQLVPKPSYPELILDALAGNISEFRYDPEAGLTFESWYARYIDLFQEDASRLDDAAKVRLLGRKLGTAEHARFSNFILPRVLRDFSFSEMVEKLTVLFGKMESVLSKRFKCFNISKTCTEDLLAFTCRVNKACVEAEFSSMTEDDFKCLILVCGLKDESVRDIRMKLLAAIEDKKYAPLEQLAAECQRLVRVKADSAMIATDTSERVHAMHARSSRQWHRNNNGNERHTKSAPRRTAEICSWEEKFSTVFSGTSLCTKVQIHLQLRQESRPVFRPKRPVAYAIEDAVNNELDRLEKLGIITPCDYSDWAAPVVVVRKANGKIRLCGDYSTGLNAALHPHEYPLPLPQDIFSKLDRCVTFTQIDLSDAFLQVEIEEKSRPPLTINTHRGLYYYNRLPPGIKVAPGSFQQIMDKMLAGVNGVSAYMDDVIVGGKTQEEHDAALKETLQRIKDYGFTIRKEKCSFNKPEIRYLGHIIDSRVHS comes from the exons ATGTCCAGCCCTGAAGAGACGCAAATCATCGAAGAGCAGCGCCGTCTCTCTCAAAATGGGGTCCTGAACGCCGGGTTCATCCACCTCCCGCCAACGGACGCTCCGTCGACGCTGCAACAAACGCTGCAGCTTTTGCAACAGCAATtggcacagcaacagcaactactATCGCAGCTCGTgcaacagcaccaacagcagTCGCAGCCACCGAACCCTGATCAGCAGCTTGTTCCGAAACCGAGCTATCCGGAGCTAATACTGGATGCCCTTGCGGGCAATATAAGTGAATTCCGTTACGATCCAGAAGCAGGACTGACCTTCGAATCGTGGTACGCACGGTACATTGACCTGTTCCAGGAGGATGCATCACGTTTAGACGACGCCGCCAAAGTTCGGCTCCTGGGACGCAAACTGGGAACCGCCGAACACGCCCGGTTTAGTAACTTCATTTTGCCTCGTGTACTGCGTGATTTCAGTTTTAgcgaaatggtggaaaagctAACTGTCCTCTTCGGCAAAATGGAATCCGTGTTAAGCAAGCGCTTCAAAtgctttaatatttcaaaaacgTGCACCGAGGACCTGCTAGCATTTACATGCCGTGTTAACAAAGCGTGCGTCGAAGCGGAATTTTCTTCGATGACGGAGGATGATTTCAAATGTCTCATCCTTGTATGTGGGTTGAAGGACGAAAGCGTACGGGACATACGAATGAAATTGCTAGCCGCCATCGAAGACAAGAAATACGCCCCCCTGGAGCAGCTTGCAGCGGAATGCCAACGGTTAGTGCGTGTGAAAGCTGATAGTGCCATGATCGCCACGGATACCAGTGAACGAGTGCATGCAATGCACGCCAGAAGCAGCCGCCAGTGGCACCGGAACAATAACGGCAACGAGCGCCATACCAAGTCAGCCCCCCGAA GAACAGCGGAAATATGTTCCTGGGAAGAGAAATTTTCAACGGTTTTTAGCGGAACGAGCCTGTGCACCAAGGTACAAATACATCTACAGCTGCGACAGGAAAgcagaccagtttttcgaccGAAACGTCCGGTCGCATACGCCATTGAAGATGCTGTCAACAACGAATTAGATCGACTTGAAAAGCTGGGGATCATTACTCCCTGCGACTATTCGGATTGGGCAGCACCAGTCGTAGTAGTGCGCAAAGCGAACGGCAAAATACGACTATGCGGAGACTATAGCACTGGACTCAACGCAGCATTACATCCACATGAGTATCCGCTCCCGTTACCGCAAGATATTTTTTCGAAACTAGACCGTTGcgtcacatttacacaaaTTGATCTGTCCGATGCATTTTTGCAGGtggaaatagaagaaaagaGCCGACCCCCGCTTACCATCAACACGCATCGAGGCCTTTACTATTATAATAGGCTACCTCCAGGCATCAAAGTAGCTCCTGGTTCTTTTCAACAGATCATGGATAAAATGCTCGCCGGTGTAAATGGAGTCTCCGCCTACATGGATGATGTGATTGTCGGCGGAAAGACGCAGGAAGAGCACGATGCCGCCCTAAAAGAAACCCTGCAGCGAATAAAGGACTATGGGTTTACCATCCGCAAAGAAAAGTGCTCATTCAACAAACCGGAAATTCGATACCTAGGGCATATCATCGACAGCCGAG TTCATTCCTAA
- the LOC128309210 gene encoding uncharacterized protein K02A2.6-like yields the protein MRKLRYPLDKLLLTGSAFQWTTECQKVFEQFKDLLSTELLLTHYDPKRDIVVSADASSVGLGATLCHKYPDGSMNVVQHASRALSKAEFGYSQIDREGLAIVFAVTKFHRMIYGRHFTLQTDHRPLVRIFGSKKGIPTYTANRLQRFALTLQLYDMDIEYVPTGSFGNADVLSRLIQHHAKPEAEYVIAWRRVHIDYAGPFEGFYFLVVVDAFSKWSVVYKSPGTTTSATIAMLRNIFARFGMPETLVSDNGPQFTSSLFAEFCNSNGIEHITTAPFHPQSNGQAERFVDTLKRALRKIQSDETSLDEALELFLISYRSTPNAQLSQQKTPAEEMFGRPIRTALELLRPPSSHSLSSSSSILVRSFQPGEPVSTKSFHGNSWK from the coding sequence ATGCGTAAATTACGCTACCCGCTGGATAAGTTGCTGCTAACCGGAAGTGCGTTCCAGTGGACTACCGAATGCCAAAAAGTCTTCGAACAATTTAAAGACCTTTTATCCACGGAACTCTTACTCACCCATTACGACCCAAAGCGCGACATAGTTGTGTCCGCCGATGCATCTTCGGTTGGTTTAGGAGCAACACTATGCCACAAGTACCCGGACGGATCTATGAATGTGGTTCAGCACGCATCCAGAGCGCTCAGCAAAGCAGAATTTGGTTACAGCCAAATCGATAGGGAGGGACTAGCAATAGTTTTTGCTGTAACCAAATTTCACCGCATGATTTACGGTCGTCATTTCACGCTGCAGACTGACCACCGACCACTAGTCCGCATATTCGGCAGTAAGAAGGGTATTCCTACATACACAGCAAATCGGCTGCAAAGGTTTGCGCTAACCCTTCAGCTGTACGACATGGATATTGAGTACGTACCAACTGGCTCATTCGGAAATGCCGATGTATTATCTCGTCTGATACAACACCACGCGAAACCTGAAGCCGAATACGTGATCGCCTGGCGTAGAGTTCACATCGACTACGCTGGGCCATTtgaagggttttattttttagtcGTGGTTGACGCTTTTTCCAAGTGGTCGGTAGTCTATAAATCACCAGGTACAACCACTTCTGCCACCATCGCCATGTTGCGTAATATATTTGCTCGCTTCGGTATGCCGGAAACACTGGTTAGTGACAATGGTCCCCAATTTACAAGTAGCCTCTTTGCGGAATTCTGCAACAGTAACGGGATCGAGCACATTACCACAGCACCATTCCATCCGCAATCGAACGGACAGGCAGAGCGTTTCGTTGATACGTTGAAACGAGCACTGCGGAAGATCCAGAGTGATGAAACATCCCTTGATGAGGCGCTGGAGCTTTTCCTTATATCGTACCGATCGACTCCAAATGCTCAGTTGAGCCAGCAGAAAACTCCAGCAGAGGAAATGTTCGGTCGCCCCATCAGGACAGCATTGGAGCTGTTGCGGCCCCCTTCATCACACTCACTATCTTCTTCCTCATCAATTTTAGTTCGAAGCTTTCAGCCAGGCGAGCCAGTTTCAACAAAATCCTTCCACGGTAACTCGTGGAAGTAG